Below is a window of Candidatus Eremiobacteraceae bacterium DNA.
GTTCAAAGATCTCCGAACGTGAGCTGCGCGGCGGTCGCGCTTTGTTGATCGTTCGGCGACGTGCCGGCATTTTCCGGCCCAGTAGAAGCGGCGGCTGAGGACATGGCGTCAAGACGTTCGCGGACGGCGAGCAGATCGGCATAGACCAGTTTCTTCACCGCGTTCATCTCGCCGCCGGTAAGACGCAGAATGTATGCCGGATGAAAGGTCACCATGAGGTCGATTCCGGCCGGTCCGGTATACCAAATGCCGCGTTGACGGGTGATCAAAAACGCGGGTCCCAGAAACGTCTTTGCCGCCGGCGCGCCGAGGGCGAGAATGATCTTCCCCTGCACGATCGCGAGCTCCCTATCGAGGTACGGCCTGCAGTTCGCCAGCTCTTCCTGCATCGGCGCGCGGTTTTTGACGCGCCCTTGTTCGACGAGCGTAGCTCTGCATTTTATCGTGTTGGTGATGAACACGTCTTCGCGGCGAAGATCGATCGCCGCCAGCATCTTTGTGAGCAGCTCCCCGGCGCGGCCGACGAACGGCGCGCCGACTCGATCCTCGTTTTCGCCGGGTCCCTCGCCGATGACGACCAGGCGTGCTTGCGGGTCGCCGACGCCGCAGACCACTTTCGTGCGGGTCGAGCCGATCGCGCATCGCCGGCATGCGTCGACTTCTGCGTGCAGTCCGGCAAGCGCTTCGGCGCGGTCCCCGCTCACGGAGTGACCACGGCGCGTCGGACCAAGAGTATCACGCCGGCGATCAGCGCGAGCGCGACGACGTAGCGGCCGACGAGCGCCGCACTTAGCGAGTAGTACCACCGATAGCCGTGGCGTTTGATCCAGTAGAGGCGCCGGCTGCGCTGACGCCAACCGAGGACGCCGGCCGCTCCCCACGTCTTCTTCGAGCCGCCTTTCTCGCCGCCGTGCACGGCGACGCATTGCGGCAGATAGACGAGGCGCAGTCCCGCGTCGCGCAGACGGTGGGCGAAATCGATCTCCTCGTGGTAGAGGAAATAGCGCTCGTCGAAACCGCCGAGCGTTTTGAAGACGTCGGCGCGGATGAACATCGCGGCTCCGATCACGAGATCCACGTCGCGCTCGGAAGCATAGTCCCATTGGCGCAGCGCGTAACCGTTGGCCTGTTTGGCGAACATCGGCAAGTCGCCGAGCGCCGAGCTGCGCAAGAATGCCTGCCACCAGGTATCGAATTCGCCGCACGATTCCGCCGCAGTGCCGTCTTCGTTCAGCACCTTGCAGCCGCACATCGCGACCCCGGGATTGGCGTCCAGATACGCGACGGCGTTGGCGAGCAGACCGGGTTTAGCCCGCGCGTCGGGATTGAAGAAGAAAAGCACGGGCGCAAGCGCGCGACGGGCGCCGATGTTGCATCCTTTGGCGAAACCGAAATTCGCGCCGTTCTCGACGACGATGGCCCCCGGATACGCCGCACGCGCGCGCGCGACCGAATCGTCGGCGGACCCGTTGTCGGAGACGATGACTTGCGCAAAGCCGGGATCGGCCATCACTTCGGGCAGAGCTGCGAGGGAGCGCAGGCAGGCATCGAGCTCGTCCGCGGCGTTGAACGAAACCACGATGACGGATACTTTAGGCATCGGTCAGGCGTTCGCGAGAAAAGAACGAGCGCCATTTCTGGCGCTCGTGATTCGACGACGCATCGTCGGCCGTTAGGAGGCCTTTTCAACCGCCAGGGGGGCGGTCTCGTCCAGTGCGTTGAGGGCGTCGAGGATCATGCTTAACGGTATGCCGTAACCCTCGCTCACTTGCTCGATGGTCTCGAATTCCGAGATCGCGCAGTTGGAGCAACCTCCCAGGTGGAAGTTCGCGAAGACCACTCTAGCACCAGGGTGCAGAGCGAATGCTTCGCCGACCGTAAGGTCTTGGTGAAAACGTGGACTGTCTGTACTGACGGCGACCACCCCCCTTTCCCCGTCGTGCTCGCACATTTGTCTGTATCTAGCGAGCCGCGGGATTGATACGCGTGAGTATTTCGGGCGGGTCTCTTGTCGAACCTTCATCGAGCGCTCGTGTGTGATATGAAGGGCGGTCGTACCGCCTCCCGAACTCGTCCCGCGTGAGTGCGCTTTCGGCTTCTGTGATTGCGCCTGAAATCGTTGTCGTCGCGCATGATGAGCTCGGAATCGACGTGTGCCGACAGCTCGCCAAGACCGGCAAGCGCGTGGTCGCCATTTGGGCCGGTAGCGAAAATTCCACCCCCGCGTTCGCGTTCGAATCCGTTCCCGTCGTCACCGGCGACGCGCGGCGCGCCGACGTCCTGCAAAGCGCCGGCGTGACGGACGCCGATACGCTGCTCGCGATCACGGGCGACGATCAACTCAACGTGCGCGTAGTGCTCTCGGCGCGCGATATCAATCCAAACATCCGCGTCATCATCCGGCAGTTCAATCGCCGGCTCGGCCGCAAGATCGCTCAAGTTTTGCCGAATACCGAGTCGGTGAATCCGGAAAATTTCGCGGCAGCGACCTACGCCGCGGCGGCGCTCAACTCGGCGGTTTATCACGCGCTCGAATTTCCTCGATTCTCGGAGCGCCTGGTCGCGTTTTGCCGCGGCACTCCCCAGCAGCTCGGCTGCCCGGACCGCACGATAGGAGGCATGGAGCATCAGTTCGGCTGGCACGTGCTCGCCGTTGACGGCGCTAGGTTTCCCGACGCCGGCGTTATGCCCGGGCGCGACGCCGTCATCAGCATCTTCGCGCCGCTCGCGTCGGCTCCGTCGATCCCGGCAGCGCCGCAGCCTGGGGACGAAAACGCCGCCGCAGACAAGGGCTCCGCGAGAAACCCTCGGCGACGGCGCAATCGTCTCCTAGGGCTCCGGTATATGCACATCGATCCTATCCTCGCGCTGCTCGCCACTTTCTTGCTCGCGCTCATGATCGGTTCTACGTCGTTCTACCATCAAGTCACTGGACTCAGCGTCCTCGACGCCGTCTATTTCGTCGTCAGCACCGCGACGACGACCGGCTACGGCGACATCGCGATGCGCGATGCCTCACCGGCCGCGAAGATCGTGGATATCGTCTTGATGATCGGCGCGCTCGCCACCACGGGCGTGCTCCTCGCCTATCTCACCGCGGCGATCACGAAGCGGTCTTTGGATTTCGCGGAGGGCCGTCATCCGATGCGCGACGCGGGCCACTTCGTCGTTTGCGGATTCGGCAATGTCGGCGCGCGCGTGGTGGCATACCTGTTGCACGCGGGCCGTCGAGTGGCCGTCATCGACAAGAATCCGGATCCTGCTCTCGCCGCCGAAGCGCGCTGGCGCGGCGTCCACGTGATGACGGCCAATGCGACGAGCGATTCGGCCATCAGCATGGCGCGGGTGGCCGACGCGGAAGGTGTTCTCGCGCTGACCGACAGCGACTCGGTCAACTTGGAGATCGCGCTGTCGGCGATGGATGTCGCACCCGGCATTCCCATCGTGATGCGCATCCGGGAACATTCCGTGGCGAAATCACTAGAACGCCATTTCAATCTTCGCGCGTCGTATGCGTCCGCGACGCTCGCGTCATCCCTCGTTGCCGGCCTCGCTCTCGAACGCGGATCGCGCGGCACGATCGACGTGGCCGGCGCGCAGTGCACGCTCGTTCAGCGGCGCGCGGACCAAACACCGATTGCTGACGGCGACATCGTGCTCGACGCGCGCGACGGCTTCGTGCTCGTCTTGCGCAAGCCCGCGCCCGGCGCTTCGCCCCTATCCGATCGTTGATATTATGTAGCGAGTCGCCGGTTGGCGCGGGAAGACTCCGCTAGCGAGGAGTCCGTGCTTTGCCGACGCGAACGAGCGTCGACATGCGCTTCACAATCGTTTCGATCACGGTCGCCGCCGTGCTGTTCGCCGCGGCTTCGCCCGTCATCGCAGCCGACGCTCCGATGACGCTCGTCCTGGACGCGCGCGACGCCACGCATAATATCTTGCACGTCCGCATGGAAGTCCCGGTGCATCCGGGTCCGTTCACGCTCGTCTATCCGGAGTGGATTCCGGGCGAACACGGACCCACGGGTCCTATCAGTTCGGTCGCCGCGCTTCGCGTCACAAGCGGCGGAGCCTCAGTGCCGTGGCAACGCGACCTCGTCGACCTATACGCGTTTCATCTCGACGTGCCGACGGGCGCGTCGTCGCTCAACGTCTCGTTCGACCAGTTGATCACGTCGCAGGATCCCATGGCGACGCCCAATCTGCTGATCATCAACTGGAATCGCGTGCTGCTCTACCCAGGCGGATCGCACTCGGACGACGTCAGCGTGAAACCCAGCATTCTGCTTCCGGCGGGTTGGGACTACGCTACCGCGCTAGCCGGCGGGCAGCGCAATGGCGACACCGTCGCCTTTGACCGCGTGAGTCTCTCAACGCTCGTCGACTCGCCGCTCGATGCAGGGCGGTACTTCCGCCGCTTCCCGCTCTTGGAATCCGCCGGTTTTTCGAACGAGCTCGATTTCTTCGCCGATCAAGCGCGCGACCTGGAAGTGGCGCCCGAAATCGTGCAAGACTACAAGAATCTCGTGGCCGAAACCGACGCACTGTACGGAGCGCGCCACTGGTCGAACTACCATTTCTTGTTGACGCTCAGCGACAAGATCCCGTTTCAAGGAATCGAACACCATCAGTCGAGCGACAACCGTGCTTCGGACGACTACCTCACAAATGCCGACGCGCTCAAAGACGCGCCGGACTTGCTCCCGCATGAGTTCTCGCACTCGTGGAACGGCAAGTACCGCCGGCCCGCAGATCTCACCGTGCCGGATTATCAGCAGCCTGAGAAGACCGACCTGCTCTGGGTCTACGAGGGTCTGAACCAGTATCTCGGCGACATGCTGTCATTCCGCTGCGGCCTTGTCTCCCCGTCCGAATATCCCGAGTATCTCGCCAACCTCTACGCCGAGCTGGACAACGAACCCGGCCGGTTGGCGACCCCGCTCGTGGACACCACGATCTCGGCGCCCTATCTATACTTGGCGCCCGCCGAATGGGCGTCGCAGCGCCGGACCTCAGGCGACTTCTACACTGAGGGCGAGCTCGTGTGGCTGTCCGCCGACGCGATCATCCGCACGCGATCGCACGGAACGAAATCGCTCGATGACTTCATCAAAGCGTTCGACGGCCAGCGCACGACGCCGCCGATGGTGGTGACGTACGACCGCCAAGATGTCGTCAACGCCCTCAACGCCGTGCAGCCCTACGACTGGGCGGGCTTCTTCCAGAAATACGTCTACGAGGTCGCGCCTCACCCGGTTTCGTTAGGGATCGACCTTGCCGGGTATAAGCTGGTTTGGACAACCACGGAGAACACGTGGGATGCGCTCGACGAATCGGTCGGACAAACGCATCACTTCGACTACACGCTCGGCTTCAACACCGACGAGAACGGACATATCGCGGACGTCTTGCAGGGCTCGCCGGCCGCAAACGCCGGCATGGGAGCGGACACTTCCATCGTCGCCGTCGACGGCCGAAAGTACAGCCCGGATGTGCTGCACGCGGCCATCGCGGCGGCGAAGAGCTCGCCGCGGTCCATCGAGCTGATCACGGTGAGCGACGACCAGTACCGGACCATCGCGATCGACTATCATGGCGGCGAGCGATATCCGCATCTCGTCCACATCGCGGGCACGCCCGATCTCTTGGCGGCCATCATGGCACCAAAGTCACACCACTGAGGAGAAACGCAAATATGCTACGACGCGCAGCAATCATGCTTACGGCACTCGTCGCGCTGACCGCGCTCCTGTCGCCGCTTCCGGCAGCGGCTGTCGATAAGATCTGGGTGGGTTATGTCGTTCACGTCTCGACCGACAACATCAAGGTCATCAACAGCGAAGGAACGCAGACGTCGAGCTTCTTGATCCTGCCCAAATTCAAACAAGTCTTCTCCGGCGACGGCAAGACGACATATCAAATGGCCCAAGTGAAGCGCAACATGCTGGTGAAGGTGTACTACGACCAGAACCTTCTCGGTGCGCGGCATGCGGACAAGATCCTCGTGCTCAACGACAACGGACAAATCCAACACCGGTCCTGACCGTCCGTCTATTGTAGGAGGGCAAGCATCGCTTGCCCATGGGTGAGCGTTGCTCACCCTCCTACAAAACAACGAGGCCGAGGATAAACCTCGGCCCCACATTAGATCTCTGCGGGGCCGGCGAAATTTTACGAGGCGCGGCGGCGTTGCTGCAGATACGCCCACATGAACGGATCCAGTTTGCCGTCCAGCACGCCCGCCGCATCGCTGATCTTCACTTCGGTCCGATGGTCGTTCACCATCGTGTACGGCTGCAGCGTGTACGATCTGATCTGACTGCCCCATTCGATGGCGCTCTTCTGTCCGCCGAGGCTTGCAAGTTTAGCGGCGCGCTCCTCGCGCTCTCGCTGCGCCAGTTTTGCGGCCAGCATCTTCATCGCGCGGTTGCGGTTGGCCAACTGCGAGCGCTCAGTCTGGCACGCGACGATGATGCCGCTAGCCTTGTGGGTGATGCGGATCGCGCTCTCCGTCTTGTTGACATACTGGCCGCCCGCGCCGCCGCTCTTGTATGTTTCGATTTCGATTTCGTCCGACCGGATCTCGGGCGCCTTGTCCGCTTCTTCAAGCTCGGGTGTGAGATCCACCGAGGCGAACGACGTGTGCCGGCGTTTTGCAGCATCGAACGGCGAGATGCGCACGAGCCGGTGGACGCCGCGTTCGCTCTCGAGATAGCCGTAGGCATTGCGGCCTTGGACGAGCAGCGTCGCGCTTTTCAATCCGGCTTCGTCGCCATCGAGACTGTCCACGATCTCGGCGCGATAGCCGTGCTGCTCCGCCCACCGCAAGTACATGCGAAGAAGCATCGACGTCCAGTCGCACGCTTCGGTGCCGCCGGCGCCCGCATGAATGCTGAGGATCGCGTCGTGGGAATCGTACTCGCCATCGAGCACGGCGGTCATCTCGGCGTCGTCGACCCGCTTTGCCAGCGCGGTGACCTCTGCGGTCACCTCGGCTTCGAACGCGGCGTCCGTATCGCTCAACCCGATAAATTCGGCGAGCTCCGCGGATTTCGACGCGAGGACCCCAAGCGGGTCGACATCGGCTTTGATGTCGGCCAGTTTCTTCATGTGTTTCTGCGCGGATTGGGCG
It encodes the following:
- a CDS encoding uracil-DNA glycosylase; the encoded protein is MSGDRAEALAGLHAEVDACRRCAIGSTRTKVVCGVGDPQARLVVIGEGPGENEDRVGAPFVGRAGELLTKMLAAIDLRREDVFITNTIKCRATLVEQGRVKNRAPMQEELANCRPYLDRELAIVQGKIILALGAPAAKTFLGPAFLITRQRGIWYTGPAGIDLMVTFHPAYILRLTGGEMNAVKKLVYADLLAVRERLDAMSSAAASTGPENAGTSPNDQQSATAAQLTFGDL
- a CDS encoding glycosyltransferase family 2 protein, whose product is MPKVSVIVVSFNAADELDACLRSLAALPEVMADPGFAQVIVSDNGSADDSVARARAAYPGAIVVENGANFGFAKGCNIGARRALAPVLFFFNPDARAKPGLLANAVAYLDANPGVAMCGCKVLNEDGTAAESCGEFDTWWQAFLRSSALGDLPMFAKQANGYALRQWDYASERDVDLVIGAAMFIRADVFKTLGGFDERYFLYHEEIDFAHRLRDAGLRLVYLPQCVAVHGGEKGGSKKTWGAAGVLGWRQRSRRLYWIKRHGYRWYYSLSAALVGRYVVALALIAGVILLVRRAVVTP
- a CDS encoding NAD-binding protein, producing MSALSASVIAPEIVVVAHDELGIDVCRQLAKTGKRVVAIWAGSENSTPAFAFESVPVVTGDARRADVLQSAGVTDADTLLAITGDDQLNVRVVLSARDINPNIRVIIRQFNRRLGRKIAQVLPNTESVNPENFAAATYAAAALNSAVYHALEFPRFSERLVAFCRGTPQQLGCPDRTIGGMEHQFGWHVLAVDGARFPDAGVMPGRDAVISIFAPLASAPSIPAAPQPGDENAAADKGSARNPRRRRNRLLGLRYMHIDPILALLATFLLALMIGSTSFYHQVTGLSVLDAVYFVVSTATTTGYGDIAMRDASPAAKIVDIVLMIGALATTGVLLAYLTAAITKRSLDFAEGRHPMRDAGHFVVCGFGNVGARVVAYLLHAGRRVAVIDKNPDPALAAEARWRGVHVMTANATSDSAISMARVADAEGVLALTDSDSVNLEIALSAMDVAPGIPIVMRIREHSVAKSLERHFNLRASYASATLASSLVAGLALERGSRGTIDVAGAQCTLVQRRADQTPIADGDIVLDARDGFVLVLRKPAPGASPLSDR